The Geothrix sp. genome has a window encoding:
- a CDS encoding thioredoxin fold domain-containing protein encodes MKSLAALLLIAAPLVAQGPVKWEHDYQAALKRAKAEKKVIFMDLWAEWCGPCQHLQKNVFPSAEGAAALAKVVPYSALVQKRDGTPLPEGTKLADQFKLSAFPTLVILDANGKEIRRQVGAFRTGTEFAAWLGSK; translated from the coding sequence ATGAAGTCCCTCGCCGCCCTCCTGCTCATCGCCGCGCCCCTGGTGGCCCAGGGACCCGTGAAGTGGGAGCACGACTACCAGGCTGCCCTGAAGCGCGCCAAGGCCGAAAAGAAGGTCATCTTCATGGACCTCTGGGCCGAATGGTGCGGGCCCTGCCAGCACCTGCAGAAGAATGTCTTCCCCAGCGCCGAGGGTGCCGCCGCCCTGGCCAAGGTCGTACCCTACTCGGCCCTGGTGCAGAAGCGGGATGGGACCCCCCTTCCTGAGGGCACCAAGCTGGCCGACCAGTTCAAGCTGAGCGCCTTCCCGACCCTGGTCATCCTCGACGCGAACGGCAAGGAGATCCGCCGCCAGGTCGGCGCCTTCCGCACCGGC